Genomic window (Rosa chinensis cultivar Old Blush chromosome 6, RchiOBHm-V2, whole genome shotgun sequence):
AGACTCTATCAAAAATTCTTGCTTTCTGGAATATCTCCCTTTGACAGTGTATAATCCTCAATATCTCTACAATTGACGGCCACAACATCCTATTAAAAGATGTTACCCTAATACACATTAATTAGGAAAGAAACTTCCCTTAAAGGAACTCCACAAATCTTAAGGAAAAAGGCAATTAGGAATAGGGACGGCCTAACAAACCCTAGGACATCAATACTCATACAATCAGAAGACCATTAAAAACGTAAATTCATAAAATCAAAAACCTACTTTCCAGAATCAGACTCCACAATAAACTGTCCCCATGCTTATGCAAATGCATTTACCTGTTTTCCTGAGATCAGTAAAGGGActctttgtatgggaatgccaatacgacaGGTACAAAAGTTGTACCTACAGTTTTCGTATCTCATTCCACTGTGCTTGGAATGATTGTTCCATATATCATGTTGCTTTCTAGGTTTCTGATACATACAACTCTATGGTGATTGACTTGAAGTACTTGCTGCGAATCTGGCACACTTTATTATCCTAGGGCGGTCTGCATTTATATAAGGGTCCATAATTTAATCTTGATTCTATTGTTCTTGCCAGAGATTCATGATCGATGCGATTCTCACGAGGCCACATGTGTTGCATTGATTTTTTTCCTGGTGTTTGCAGTTGGTATATACTATCCATGATGCAAAGCTCCACCACCAGCACGATCCAGCCAGCGCACCTCCCAATGCTTCAAATGGCCGGTGCCACACCCCCGATGTATCAACCCAACGGCTTCAAAAAGCAGAGGCTTAGCTGTGATAGTTTCAATATAAATGCCCAAATTCCTGATCGAATCTAGTCCTGCACACCCTGCCACAATAACATGACACAAGATTGTGCTGATGCATGCTGAAGATGGAAGGAGCTCAGACTGGTTAGGAACAAGAAAAATCTTGCACATGCATCACTGTCTTGCACTCTTGCACAATCCAGTAAAACTACAAGCATGCTAAAACCAATTTCCTTATTGGCATTTCCTCTGAATATGGCTTTTTTCACTAATTAATTAAACAGTTCTGTTTCCCCCACATCTTGTTGATCTGCTATTTATAATGTGTGTTTTTTTAATTCGTGTGTTGCTTCCAcagaagattaaaaaaaaaaaatgaaatagaggattaggcgatattagttcctctgcGACAGCCAATTTGGGGTGACTGGCACCCACCCACAATCTCGAAAGAAAGGGGGTCATCGCAAccgggaacccaccgcccgtccctctattttattttattaataaaagaaaaaaaaaatcacagaaCATGAAAATAAGTTGCCAGTAACAAAAAGGGAAGTATCTTGGTAAGAGAAAGATTAAAAGCATTGTATTTTCATAGTAGGAATTGGTCAGATTTTCGTTTGATTTTTGTTATGTTCTGTGACTACTAGATTAATTGAAAGTTTAAAACACTTTTATAAGGAAAATATATGATATTAtccttttaattaattaagctttatctatttatttttacaGATCAGCTGTTAGTGAACTACTGAAACTAAAACTCCTTGAGTAGTATAATTATAAGAGGAGAGTATAGTACGTGCACAGTTCTGCACTAATCCAGTTCTTCCAATGACGGGTCTTTTCGGGAACCGTTTCTTCACAAGAATCTTAAAGGTAATCATCAGTTCTGCACTAATACTACAGTATATTATTTGTTCTATCTCCTCCTTTTTTACTGCATTTTAGGAATCCATGATCAATTTCAAAAAGCTTAGAAtcagttttgattttttcttcttgtgtAATCTTCTTTCCTATACTTTCAATGAATATATTGAGTCCGAAGTTCTGATTCGATTACAGTGGTTGATCTTCTGTAGTTGATTTGTGAAGACCTTCATTTGATTGTCTTTCAAATATAAATCCTCAATACCAAACCATAAGCAAAAACGCTTAATAACCCTGAACTTTGAACATCACTTCCATATGAAAACCTTGAATATGATTTGATGCTGACAGAGATATCTTGACTCTGAGGAGAAGTATATAATAAAAGCAAACTGATGATTGATTAAAATTAAACTTGAATATAATTAATGCTATATTTTtggatcttttttcttttcctttttacttCTTACCAATTACTCTGGTTCGAATCAACAGACGGTAGACTAAACTGATTTTGCATTCATATCTCAGTTCATGTACGTCCTAATTGAAATAGCCCTAGCCTTGTCAGTACTAATGACTCCTTGATTTCAAACTGGTTCTCCTGGTTTGAAACAATTCTTGTATCTTAGGTTACCTTTAATTTGGTATTCTTATTCTCTCTTTTTGGTCCAACAAATCCAGAATGTATACACCAACATATTCAGAAAAACTTCAGATCCTTCTCAACATCATACATCTAGAATGAGCTAGTTTTTGTTAACCTTAATATCTCAGTTCTTAAACTGTATTTCTTTTCCATGTTCCTAATTTTAACACATGTAGAAAGCAACATTCTATGCGATCAAAGGAGGTCGCAGAAGTCCAGAGAAGCAAAAGGAAATTAGGGACTGGTCCGATCTCCCTCCTGAACTTCTTTCACTCATAGCAGAACGTGCAGGCCTATTCGCGCTTCAGAGTTTCCATCGTGTTTGTAAGGCTTGGAACTCTGCTTCTTCTGCAGTTTTACCTCAGATACTTGAGACAGAACTAAACCAAGGACCTTGGTTTTTACTATATGATGATAAAAGTCCTAAGTGCAAGGTGCTAACTGGAAGTGGCAAGAAGTTGATAATGAGTCGCCCAGAACTGGATAGAACAACTTGCCTTGCAACATACCAAGGATGGCTTCTTCTGTTCCAACAAGGATGTGGTTCCATGTTCTTCTTTCACCTTTTCTCTCGTCGCAGAATAGACCTTCCACAGTTCCCAGACTCGGAACTCACTGATCATGTTGCAGCAGTTTCATGTTCTCCAACGTCTCAGGATTGTATGGTTTGTGTTATTAGTCGTAGCAATGATGCTGAATTGGAAGCCAAGGTACTATACCTTGGAGAAGACCAGGCATGGACAAAACTCAAGTATTCTCGTTCCCGAGTTGACACTGGTACAATCAAATTTGCTGTATATCACACTGGAATGTTCTGCTTTTTCGACCATAGAAATGATCGAATACTCACCCTATCTACTGAAATTCGAGCTCACAACTGGAGTGTCATTAACTTAATATTCACCCCGAAAAATGAGTTGAGACCAGGAACAATATTGTTTGACAGGGGTGAGCTGAAGGAAAAGTTCGATGACATGAAGAAGAAGCTGGGCTTGACAAAGGGTGTTTCGATTTCTACTTGTGGCACAATAACACTATCTGAAGGCTTGCCCAAGTTTATTTTTAATGAGAGCATTAGTGATCATGCGGAAGAATCCAAGAGAAACCATTTCAAAGGGGTATGGATGCAACCAAGACTTGAACAAAACCCATCAACGTACAAAAGATAATGAAGCCCAGAATTAGTAATACTGAGTACTTCTCTTCATAAGAAAATATGACAACCATTTTGATGGCTTTTGAATGTGATATTCTATTTATTAAATATCTCTCAGGTTACAATAATTGCTTCTGTTTACAATCTTTTATGTCAGCTAGTGAACAACATAGTTCTCTAAAGAAAATCATACAAACAAGACTAGATTTTACAGCAAAACCCAAAGCTGCATAAACTGAAGCACATTGCACAGGTTCTTATGACTTCGTTTTCCAACATCACTACTATGAGGAACTAATCATGCATTAAACATTGGTCAATAATGACTAACACTTACATTAACTCCAATATTTAATTGTAAAAGAATTGGAATCAAGGTAGAACCAAGATTCAGTTAGTAcgtttaaagaaacaaaatgcaCCTTTCTTCAGGAATGTAGTTCACAGTTGGATTAAGgttaactaatcttccattttgattttaattttgatccaTAAGCGTAGACTAGAAAGACAAAAATACTCCAAATCCTAGCCACATTTAATGATTTTAGAGTTCTGTTATAATTTATCCTTTAAAGTTTTAgctatttattttaatttacagTATTTGTGAGCTACTGAAATTAGAACTCTGAGCTGTATTATATAAGTACGAGACAGTTTTGCAATCCATCTTCCAATGGCCTGTTACTCTTTCGAGGGAGAATCTACAATCTCTGAAGCTCTTTTCCTTCTCTATTCTAATTTTTAGTAATCCATAATCAATTTCTGAACATTCTCAGCAGTAGTTAATTTCATTCTCATTCTTTCCAAATTCGCCTTGATTATGATATGTATCATCTATCTCAACCTTGTGATTTATCCTTTTAGTTAATGCTTATCTATTTACTTTTACAGTTCAGCTGTTTGTAAGCTACTGGAATTATAACTCTGATCTGTATATAAAGTACTAGCTAGACAGTTCTGTAATCCATTATCCATCTTCCAATGACCTTTGTTCTTTTTGGGAGTGTTtcatctacaaagctctaaagGTACTAGTATATTTTTCTGACGAGCTCCTTtcccatttgtttttattctaattCATAGGAATCCGTAATCAATTTCAAAAGTTTTAGTAGTAGTTGATTTCATTCTTGTAGGGTTTCTGATGTGTGCTCATTCTTTCTCAACTTGCCTTGATTATTGATATGTATCATTTGGTTCCTTTCTTTTCTGTTATCACTTTTATCTATCTCAACCTTAATGTTGTGATATGTGATtcatatgatgatgatgatgatgatgatgaaattcTGCATCTCTTAGAAAATTTCATGCCCCACTTGTCCTTAGTAATATGTATGCCCCTGATCGATATACTAACTTGTTCTCCTGGACTTGCATGTTAGAAAAGTTATTTGACCATATGCTCAATGCTAGCTAGATGGAGTTTACTATGCTTTGTATGAACGTATAGAGACGAGgtgtttatatgtttatgttgttTGGTAATCCTAAATCATTGGTTTCGATGTTCCTAGATTATCATAtttatatgtgtttgtgtgtgttggTAGCAGCAGATACTGCAACTGCTGTGGAAAATTGTCAAAGATGAGGCGAAGGCAATGGTCTGATCTTCCTCCTGAACTTATCACAGACATAGCAGAACGTCTAGGCCTACTCGAGGTTGTGAGGTTCCGCAGCATATGCCAGGCTTGGAACTCTGCTTCTTCTACAATTTCAGCTAAAATTGAATCTTTACTAAACTATAAACCTTGGTTTCTACATTATGGGTATGATTCTGCCCAATGTCAGTTGGTAACTACTGAGAGTGGTAACATTACCATGAATCTTCCGCAACTGGATCAA
Coding sequences:
- the LOC112171604 gene encoding F-box/kelch-repeat protein At3g18720-like, with the translated sequence MTGLFGNRFFTRILKKATFYAIKGGRRSPEKQKEIRDWSDLPPELLSLIAERAGLFALQSFHRVCKAWNSASSAVLPQILETELNQGPWFLLYDDKSPKCKVLTGSGKKLIMSRPELDRTTCLATYQGWLLLFQQGCGSMFFFHLFSRRRIDLPQFPDSELTDHVAAVSCSPTSQDCMVCVISRSNDAELEAKVLYLGEDQAWTKLKYSRSRVDTGTIKFAVYHTGMFCFFDHRNDRILTLSTEIRAHNWSVINLIFTPKNELRPGTILFDRGELKEKFDDMKKKLGLTKGVSISTCGTITLSEGLPKFIFNESISDHAEESKRNHFKGVTIIASVYNLLCQLVNNIVL